One part of the Deltaproteobacteria bacterium genome encodes these proteins:
- the rplL gene encoding 50S ribosomal protein L7/L12: MAVTKEEVIAYLSGLTVLEISELVKDLEEKWGVSAAAPVAMMAGPAAAATAAPVEEKTEFDVILTGCGDKKINVIKEVRALTGLGLKEAKALVEEAPKPVKEGISKEEAEKVKAQLVEAGATIEIK; encoded by the coding sequence ATGGCAGTAACCAAAGAAGAAGTCATTGCGTACCTTTCCGGTCTCACCGTTCTCGAAATCTCCGAACTCGTGAAGGACCTTGAGGAAAAGTGGGGCGTTTCCGCCGCCGCTCCCGTGGCCATGATGGCCGGCCCCGCCGCTGCCGCCACCGCCGCTCCGGTTGAGGAAAAGACCGAGTTCGACGTGATCCTGACCGGTTGTGGCGACAAGAAGATCAACGTGATCAAGGAAGTGCGCGCCCTCACCGGTCTTGGCCTGAAAGAAGCCAAGGCCCTGGTTGAGGAAGCGCCCAAGCCGGTGAAGGAAGGCATCTCCAAGGAAGAGGCCGAGAAGGTCAAGGCCCAGCTGGTTGAGGCCGGAGCAACGATAGAGATCAAATAG